Part of the Pseudomonas sp. M30-35 genome is shown below.
CCAGTAATCCTCAGGCCTTCCGTGAGGCAATGCGTGTGCTTTGGGATGACCCTGAGCTTGCTGCGCAAATGGGTGTTCGCGCACAGGAGCGGTATAAGCGAGTGTTTTCTGCTCAGCGCATGTGCGAGCAAACCGCTGCGCTATATCAAGAGCTGCTTGATGCCCCTCACCAGCGAGCCGAGCCCTGTGCTTGAGTGATAATTTAAGTCACGCCAAGGGGCCAATCACGTTTCACCAGCCAATAAAAAACCGCCAAGCTCACGCGTTGGCGGTTTTTTATTGGGGCTGAAGTTAGCGCCAGAAAGGCTTATTCAGCTCTGAGTAACGCTGGCTTTCCGTGATACCGGCGTCAGCCAGAAGGCGCGCATCAAGTCGGGCCAGTTGACGACGGCTGACGATGCGGCGCTGCCACAGCATTACGGTGGCAAATATATTCAGTGCAAGACTGCTGGTAACAGGAGTCGATTTGGTTTCAAACGACAAGTCGGAACTGAGGGTACGTTCCATGGTGGCATCCTTCCGCTTGTGGCGGTGTGAGAGAGTGTTTTGCTTGGTACTAATGATGCGGTTTTTGCAAATAACGCAGTAGTCACAGCTGATAGAAATTCTTGCGTTAATAGATAGGATGCTTTGTAACTGTTTCTATGGTTTTTGACAAAACTGTACTGCACATAAGTTATTTGGCCGAATAAAATGAGTTTTGGCAGTTAATTATGCTGCAATGTGTATGTTTTGCAGGTTAAGTGCTCAGGTACAGTTGTAAATTGATT
Proteins encoded:
- a CDS encoding DUF1127 domain-containing protein — protein: MERTLSSDLSFETKSTPVTSSLALNIFATVMLWQRRIVSRRQLARLDARLLADAGITESQRYSELNKPFWR